Proteins from a single region of Apium graveolens cultivar Ventura chromosome 7, ASM990537v1, whole genome shotgun sequence:
- the LOC141670823 gene encoding F-box protein At5g49610-like: protein MMQNGAPSSNADHTTTFNDLPAAMLVNIFTRLPVKTLIRSTSVCKTWYSNITKPTFISAHIQHSLSCSNQNAVLFVPNNIMRHKYCSLVSADTGNVLEKYKIPFKTKNGSLQLCGCLNGLLCLNAIEEDPNVDVEYQDLYLWNPRVRKYRSLFSSCFKKRGFCLYALGMGVYEPTFDTRIVRIVYPADDGGYACRKVPPKAEIYSLKRNTWRRIKDPGVPLLGYHSGITVGNNMVYWLNTRMSRDFNEQAWLLSFDFNTEMFGSIKLPDEVRYCLGVKANFNLLKFEGKLAVFVLNERKETNGTISQPCGIWLMSHEEGKISWNLIFKIVLKEHMWPLNVSRGGTLLQVSYASSNRSLFFCNLVSEDLQQSKPLVTEPGGFVEAHFMESLLLLEGKDELLKSAVSCSGYF from the exons ATGATGCAAAATGGAGCACCTTCCAGCAATGCTGACCATACGACAACGTTTAACGATCTTCCTGCAGCAATGTTAGTAAACATCTTCACAAGACTCCCAGTCAAAACCCTAATCAGGTCAACGTCTGTTTGCAAAACATGGTATTCTAACATCACTAAACCCACCTTCATTTCAGCTCATATTCAACACTCACTCTCTTGTTCTAATCAAAATGCTGTGCTTTTCGTACCCAATAACATTATGCGTCACAAGTATTGCTCTCTAGTGTCAGCTGATACTGGTAATGTGCTGGAAAAATATAAGATTCCGTTTAAGACTAAGAATGGTTCTTTGCAGTTATGTGGGTGTTTGAATGGGCTTCTTTGTTTGAATGCAATTGAGGAAGATCCTAATGTTGATGTCGAATATCAAGATTTGTATCTTTGGAACCCCCGTGTGAGGAAGTATAGATCCCTTTTCTCGTCTTGTTTCAAGAAACGGGGCTTCTGTTTATATGCGCTTGGGATGGGGGTTTATGAGCCTACTTTCGATACCAGAATTGTAAGGATTGTGTATCCTGCGGATGATGGGGGTTATGCGTGTAGGAAAGTGCCTCCCAAGGCTGAGATTTATAGCCTCAAGAGGAATACTTGGAGGAGGATTAAAGACCCCGGTGTTCCTCTGCTTGGTTATCATTCTGGGATAACTGTTGGTAATAACATGGTGTACTGGCTAAATACGAGAATGTCTAGAGATTTTAATGAGCAGGCGTGGTTGCTGTCGTTTGATTTTAATACTGAGATGTTTGGGAGCATTAAATTGCCTGATGAGGTTCGTTATTGTTTAGGAGTAAAGGCAAACTTTAATCTCTTGAAGTTTGAGGGTAAACTtgctgtttttgttcttaatgAAAGAAAAGAAACTAATGGAACTATCTCCCAGCCTTGTGGTATTTGGCTTATGAGCCATGAAGAGGGTAAGATCTCGTGGAATTTGATTTTTAAGATTGTACTCAAGGAACACATGTGGCCTCTGAATGTTTCAAGGGGTGGAACACTTTTGCAAGTTTCGTATGCTAGTAGTAATAGATCCTTATTTTTTTGTAATCTCGTGAGTGAAGATCTTCAACAAAGTAAGCCACTGGTTACCGAGCCTGGTGGTTTTGTAGAAGCTCATTTCATGGAGAGTTTACTCTTGCTCGAAGGAAAGGATGAACTGTT GAAATCTGCAGTCAGCTGTTCTGGATACTTTTGA